A stretch of the Chitiniphilus purpureus genome encodes the following:
- a CDS encoding BON domain-containing protein: protein MKQRLVALAAVAVLGLSACVPAVFVAGAAVGALVGSDPRNAQTIKSDIDIGAGISARVIDTYRERAHVNVNVFNGRVLLTGELPDEAARQNVAQVASTWPGARVVYNETVAAPPSTPTERLNDTQLTARVKATILSDAGNASALHFLVTTERGTVYLMGLASAELTERAARSASYVQGVNRVVKYVEVMPEQQNK, encoded by the coding sequence GTGAAACAACGTCTTGTCGCCTTGGCCGCCGTGGCGGTGCTCGGGCTCTCGGCGTGCGTGCCGGCCGTGTTCGTGGCCGGCGCCGCAGTGGGGGCGCTGGTCGGTTCCGATCCGCGCAATGCGCAGACCATCAAGAGCGACATCGATATCGGCGCGGGCATCAGCGCGCGGGTGATCGATACCTACCGCGAGCGCGCGCATGTCAACGTGAACGTCTTCAATGGCCGCGTGCTGCTCACCGGCGAACTGCCGGACGAGGCGGCGCGGCAGAATGTGGCGCAGGTCGCCAGTACCTGGCCCGGCGCCAGGGTGGTGTACAACGAGACCGTGGCAGCACCGCCCTCGACACCGACCGAGCGCCTCAACGACACCCAGCTGACCGCACGGGTCAAGGCCACCATCCTGTCCGATGCAGGCAATGCCAGCGCCTTGCATTTCCTGGTGACCACCGAGCGCGGCACGGTCTATCTGATGGGCCTGGCCAGCGCCGAACTCACTGAGCGTGCCGCACGCTCGGCAAGCTATGTGCAGGGGGTGAACCGTGTGGTCAAGTACGTGGAAGTGATGCCCGAGCAGCAGAACA